The following coding sequences are from one Capsicum annuum cultivar UCD-10X-F1 chromosome 3, UCD10Xv1.1, whole genome shotgun sequence window:
- the LOC107864820 gene encoding uncharacterized protein LOC107864820: MVELEQGNSDEIHVYEGTILKFTISEFALISELKCTGNIEEHLYTHSSKSVLKAKYFPSSKHTVKKLRDTTISRSDFVMVEDSRYEQFPWGKASFQKLIATWKQEFFVQKQLYSIGGMPHVLNVWMYECCSEVDSTTAERVGNVIPRIFNWKFVYTNLRSTHEEVQRLDLPTIDGVELNNDESALSHDTYPDRSDKRHAVDIHTQSDMDHQGFEDFSTIPPPEILMKAGLSTHASTSQPTKKRRTVRFDTTTVPMQDSEKTPPSVSEKSMPIYQSRTSDSEHLDAPMLTPSSSDKSGHQDSFDQKWNELKFFLQSYVDQKFTFLHKAMVKQDEESNDKGNKQHAKLMCMPKHIKHAYEKDQQVQDMKCLQKEDVPSKEQDDELGGFTPGGVPSIDNFEEMNIVTSSKDKGKKQQDQQVQDVEYLQKEDVPSKEQDDELGGFTTGGVPSVDNSKDMDIVTSSKDKGKKDFEGFSSDVGTFTLNAHVEEMVNQEMEDIKTATLNALVDAVVNQNSDYSNVQNPENIHKDHSIDAIMQGLIAPIDDIPLEVAKSVDETINLHSLFDSQIPSNYPDSVVAAHLAVKIPAKRTRTRSRIFKSPYTTDFASGSKVLEDESTEFKQTFAFEGYGIYDDMPSSIIEQKMNNEHYKAKASSLEVQQYDFVVAHAHSKN, translated from the exons ATGGTTGAGTTAGAGCAAGGAAATTCGGATGAAATTCATGTTTACGAGGGAACCATTCTGAAGTTTACTATTTCAGAGTTTGCTTTAATATCTGAACTTAAATGTACTGGGAACATTGAGGAACACCTGTATACTCATTCATCTAAGTCCGTATTAAAGGCGAAGTActttccaagttcaaaacataCTGTCAAAAAGT TACGTGATACTACTATTAGCCGATCGGACTTTGTGATGGTGGAGGATAGCAGGTATGAACAATTTCCATGGGGAAAGGCTTCTTTTCAAAAGCTGATTGCAACATGGAAACAAGAGTTTTTTGTTCAAAAACAGCTATACTCTATTGGGGGAATGCCTCATGTGTTGAATGTTTGGATGTATGAATGTTGTTCTGAGGTAGACAGTACTACAGCTGAGCGTGTCGGTAATGTAATTCCTAGAATTTTTAACTGGAAG TTTGTGTACACTAATTTACGGTCAACTCATGAAGAAGTACAAAGGCTTGATTTGCCAACAATCGACGGGGTTGAATTAAATAATGATGAATCTGCCTTATCACATGATACTTATCCAGATCGTAGTGATAAAAGACACGCTGTCGACATACATACTCAATCAGACATGGACCATCAAGGTTTTGAAGATTTCAGTACTATTCCACCACCTGAAATCCTAATGAAGGCAGGTCTGAGTACTCATGCATCCACATCGCAACCTACGAAGAAAAGGAGGACAGTCCGATTTGATACTACAACTGTTCCTATGCAAGATAGCGAGAAAACTCCACCATCTGTTTCAGAAAAAAGTATGCCAATATATCAATCACGGACTTCTGATTCAGAGCATCTTGATGCACCAATGCTAACTCCATCATCATCCGACAAGTCAGGTCATCAGGACAGTTTTGACCAAAAGTGGAATGAGTTGAAGTTCTTCTTACAGTCTTAT GTTGATCAAAAATTCACCTTCCTTCACAAAGCAATGGTTAAACAAGATGAAGAATCAAATGACAAAGGAAATAAACAACACGCAAAACTTATGTGCATGCCGAAACACATCAAACACGCCTATGAGAAG GATCAACAAGTTCAAGATATGAAATGTTTACAAAAAGAAGATGTTCCATCAAAAGAACAG GATGATGAACTTGGAGGGTTTACACCTGGGGGTGTTCCATCAATAGACAATTTCGAAGAGATGAATATCGTCACTAGTTcgaaagataaaggaaaaaag CAACAGGATCAACAAGTTCAAGATGTGGAATATTTACAAAaggaagatgttccatcaaaAGAACAG GATGATGAACTTGGAGGGTTTACAACTGGGGGAGTTCCATCAGTAGACAATTCCAAAGACATGGATATCGTCACTAGTTcgaaagataaaggaaaaaag GATTTTGAAGGATTTAGTTCGGATGTTGGAACTTTCACATTAAATGCGCATGTCGAAGAAATGGTGAATCAGGAAATGGAGGATATTAAAACTGCCACATTGAATGCTCTTGTCGATGCAGTTGTAAATCAGAATTCGGATTACTCTAATGTACAAAATCCTGAGAATATCCATAAAGATCATTCG ATCGATGCTATAATGCAAGGTTTGATAGCACCGATAGATGATATTCCGCTTGAAGTTGCTAAATCGGTGGATGAAACAATTAACTTGCATTCCCTATTTGATAGCCAGATTCCATCAAATTATCCTGATTCAGTTGTTGCGGCTCATCTAGCTGTAAAAATTCCTGCTAAACGAACCAGGACAAGGTCAAGAATTTTCAAGTCACCATATACAACTGACTTTGCATCTGGTTCAAAGGTCCTTGAGGATGAAAGCACAGAATTCAAACAGACATTTGCATTTGAAGGTTATGGAATATATGACGATATGCCAAGTTCTATCATTGAACA aaaaatgaataatgaaCACTACAAAGCAAAAGCATCTTCCCTTGAAGTTCAGCAATATGATTTTGTTGTTGCTCATGCTCAttctaaaaattga